Part of the Microcoleus sp. AS-A8 genome, GCCTCATCTGGAGCAGGTATCACTCTCACATGGGCAGTCCATCATATTGCCAAATGAGCCGATCCCGTTTATCTATTTCCCGATTAACTCATTGCTTTCTTTAGTGACGGTGATGGAGGATGGCTCAACGGTCGAAGCTGGCGCGATCGGGTGTGAGGGCATGGCTGGTTTGCCAATTCTTTTGGATGCGGGCACGACGCCCATGGAAACGCTGACGCAAATTCCGGGTCAAGCCGTGCGTATTAAAGCGGAGATTATCAAAAAGGCGTTCGCTCAAGGTGGAGCGCTGCAAAAAATTCTCCACCGTTACATACATACAACCATTATTACTGGTTCACAAACGGCGGCCTGCAACCGTATTCATCCTATAAGATCAAGACTCTGCCGCTGGTTGCTCATGAGCAGTGACGGTGTGAGTTCAGAGGAACTTGCCCTCACGCAGGAGTTCCTGGCGACGATGCTGGGCGTCAGGCGTGCCGGAGTCAGCGAAGCGGCTAGTCAACTTCAGGATAAGGGTTTGATTCGTTACCAGCGTGGACGCATCCAGATTGTGGATAGGAAGAGCTTGGAAGCATCTGCTTGCGAATGTTACAAGGTGGTCAAAGCAGAATATGAACGCTTGTTTGGCTGAAGCTTGTGGTGTGCCATCTCACAACAAACTGCTTGACAGTATCGGCTTTTAGGGAACCCTAGAAGCACTTTATGCGAATGTAATCTATGAATAAGAATCCGCAAAGTTTTCAGTGCGAACTCCCGCCATCAGATGTGTGATAGCGCTGGCGGGTTTATGAATGTAACTGGGTATCAATACACATT contains:
- a CDS encoding Crp/Fnr family transcriptional regulator, whose amino-acid sequence is MSTHQQAHPLTPNRLLACLPGEELTALQPHLEQVSLSHGQSIILPNEPIPFIYFPINSLLSLVTVMEDGSTVEAGAIGCEGMAGLPILLDAGTTPMETLTQIPGQAVRIKAEIIKKAFAQGGALQKILHRYIHTTIITGSQTAACNRIHPIRSRLCRWLLMSSDGVSSEELALTQEFLATMLGVRRAGVSEAASQLQDKGLIRYQRGRIQIVDRKSLEASACECYKVVKAEYERLFG